Part of the Toxoplasma gondii ME49 unplaced genomic scaffold asmbl.1540, whole genome shotgun sequence genome, TCTCCGCAGACATTTTCGCAGGCATGGTCACAATCATGCGGTACCCACGAACGGCGGCGGCGAGCGCCAACCCAATTCCCGTGTTTCCGCTTGTGGGTTCAATCAGGGTGTCGCCAGCTTTCAGACGCCCCTCCCGTTCCGCTTTCTCGACCATGGCCTTTCCAATTCGATCCTTCACACTTCCTCCGGCGCTCATAAACTCACATTTGGCAAGGAGGTCGCACTCGAGACCATACACTTTTGCGAGGCGCTTCATTCTGACCATTGGTGTATTCCCGATAGCATCAAGCACGCTATCCAGAATGCCCGAATACGGCCCGTCGGCGAACTTGCCGTTCATTTTGAAAACGCTGCGAGCTGCCTcac contains:
- a CDS encoding pyridoxal-phosphate dependent superfamily protein (encoded by transcript TGME49_325200) codes for the protein MEYEQGLSSAVVQGRPFPSSVPATGPSPPPKLSREAQHAWQSGQDIGEKTSQEIRYQIERNESAESLSGEEGLREKETREAARSVFKMNGKFADGPYSGILDSVLDAIGNTPMVRMKRLAKVYGLECDLLAKCEFMSAGGSVKDRIGKAMVEKAEREGRLKAGDTLIEPTSGNTGIGLALAAAVRGYRMIVTMPAKMSAEKSNIMKCLGAEIVRTPTEAAWNDENSQRGVAAKLQRELEP